In the genome of Aequorivita sp. H23M31, the window AGGAAAAAAGATCTTCTTGAACTTTATCGTTTAAAGCAGGGGCGTGCTTACTAATGTAGCAAATTGTATGATCCATAGTAAGGGCAAAGGTAGTTTAAAATATTTATTTTCAGGAATTGGGATAAAGAGCCTAATCTTGTAAGAAAAAACCTCCAACATAGGTAGGAGGTTTTCAATCTTTAGCCTAAATAGGTCATTAAAATTTTACTTCTAGAAGTATGTTTTAACCTACGGATAGCTTTTTCTTTTATCTGGCGTACACGCTCGCGGGTTAGGTCAAATGTTTCACCAATTTCTTCTAAGGTCATGGGATGTTGGTCGCCAAGACCAAAATATAGTCGAATAACATCTGCCTCTCGCGGCGTTAAAGTTTCCAGCGCACGCTCTATCTCGGTTCGAAGCGATTCATGCAATAGAAGACGATCAGGATTTGGAGATTCTCCACTTCTTAAAACGTCGTAAAGATTACTGTCTTCACCTTCAATCAATGGTGCGTCCATTGAAACGTGACGACCTGAGTTTTTCATCGATTCCTTAACGTCATTAATGGTCATATCCAGTTCTTTGGCGATCTCTTCGGCGGATGGTGGGCGCTCGTTTGCCTGCTCCAGATAAGCGTACATTTTGTTTATTTTGTTTATACTTCCAATTTTGTTCAGAGGCAAACGAACAATTCGGGATTGTTCTGCCAACGCCTGCAAAATGGATTGTCTTATCCACCATACAGCATAGGAAATAAATTTAAAGCCACGGGTTTCATCAAATCTCTGTGCAGCTTTAATCAGTCCAAGATTCCCTTCGTTTATAAGATCTGGAAGAGTAAGTCCCTGATTTTGATATTGCTTCGCTACCGACACGACAAATCGGAGATTAGCTTTGGTCAATTTTTCCAAAGCCATATGGTCACCCGCCTTAATGCGCTGAGCCAATTCCACTTCTTCGTCTGCGGTAATTAAGTCAACTTTTCCAATTTCCTGAAGATACTTGTCCAATGAAGCGGTCTCCCTATTGGTAACCTGCTTTGTGATTTTGAGTTGTCTCATTTAAAGATTGTCCTGTAGATTATGGTTTAACTTCTGTATTGGTTTATACGAAGAAATCTACAAAAGGTTACAGATGATTTTAAGTTTTTTTTAAGAATTCCTTTTTTAGAATCGTTATGGTTTTATCTTTTGAGAGAGACTATCGATTTTTTTAGCATTGATTGAATCCAAAGAGTTCTGTTTTCTAGACATTAGACTGTCAATTTTATTTTTGTCAGTAGTAACCATTTGCTTCTCATCCTCACTGTTGTAATAATAGTATTTTGTAGTAACAGTAAAATTTTGACCACCGCTATCATTAACTAGTTTGTCTTTTTTCGATTTGTTTCCGGAATCCTTGGTCTGGACAGAATGTGTTGTTTTTGGTGAATCCTCGGTTTCAATTTTCTCTAGACATTCTTCTGATAGCGTGATTTCCGAAAATATTTCCTCCTCTTTTTTAAAGTTCAACGAATCTTCTTTTGAAATCGGAATTGTAGTTTTATTGTGGTCTTTTCCGGATGAAGGATTCAATTTTGTGGTAATAGTCACATTTTGCTCTTCGGCTGGAAGATCTGTTTGTAAAAAATTTTCGTTGGCCACCAGAAATAACCCGATTGAAAGAAGAATTAAACCGCCAGCAATCCAATACAGATGATTTCTTTTTGTATATTTTTCGCTGTCCAAAGAGTGGTTTACCCTGTCCCAAAGTTTTTCGTTAGGACTGCTTTTTCCTCCGTCCAGTTTGCTTTCAATAAATGCTCCTATGTCTTTCTTTTTTCCCATTTTTTAATTTGTTTTTGGGTTAAGAGGTATGTTTGTTTTAAAGATTCTATCTCGTAAAATCACCTTTGCCCGATGGTAGTTTGATTTTGAAGTGCCTTCGGAAATATTTAATAGTGTTGCAATTTCTTTATGTGAAAAACCATCCATTTGATAAAGGTTAAAAACAAGTCGGTATTGATCCGGCAGTTCTTGAATGAGTTTTAATAATTGGTCAAGTGAGATAAAAGTGTCTTCCTCAATCTCGATGGTTTCTTCAAGGATGTCGTTGTTTATTTCAATACAAACAGGTTTTCGGGCTTTGTACTTATCTATTGCTTTATAGATTGTTATACCTTTCATCCAACCTTCAAAAGATCCTTTGTGCTTAAAAGTATTGATTTTCTGAAAAATGGTAATAAACGCATCGTGGAGATTATCTTCGGCATCAGCGTCATTCCTGCAATACTTTAAAGAGGTGAAAAACAAGATGTCTTTGTACTTCCTGAACAATTCATTTTGAGCTGTTCGGTTGTTCTTTATACATTGTTTTATTAGTTCTTTTTCAGTCAATTATTATATCTTTTGGATATTTTCAGAAAATCAGCATTTTATCGCCTTTAAAATTATGGTTATTGATGTCACCATTTCGCCCGTGGTTATATCATAAAATCTAACGTAAATAATTTGAGGGTTTAAAACGTTGTTGAACAATAAGTTGTCAATTGGGTTTATACCAGCATTCATATCTTCCTCACTCTCATAATAACTCCAAGATACAGATGAAGGATCTGAAATACCCGTAAAGGGAAAGAAGCAATCAAAATAACTTTCTAAGTCGAATATTGCAATGCCGGAACCTGATTCCGTTTCACATTCTTCAAAGAGAAACTTTCTACAAGACTCTAAACAGCTTTTCACGAGTAAAAAACGATCTGTACCATTTTTTATTTCCATTTGGGATTCATCAAAGTTCACTACTTTCCAGTCAAAGTTCCAATCCGAGCTTACTTCTTCATCCCCAGTAATAAAAATGTTTAAGTGTAATTTATTTTCTATAAAATAGGTTACCCATGTGCCACCAAAGGAATGGTCTTGAAAATTTAAACCCACATTTCCGGAAGAACTCACCTGAAAATAAGCCCCTTCATATTGATTATTTGGTCCATCCAAATGAGTTATTTTCCAAATACAGGAGGTCTCAGTGAGAATAGTTGTACAAGTGATTACGGTATCGGCTTCAACGCATTGGTCGAGTGCCGCCTTAAGTTCTTCATTGTTCCTTATTTCAAAAGGTTGTCCATTGTCCAGAATACTCGTTATTGGATAACTGAGGCTAATCGATTTTCCATCTTCCAGCCCTCCTAGAAAATCGCTAAACTCTAGGTCACTTCTTATTATTTGCTCTGCAACAATATCCATAGTCTCGTCATAAACAACCAATGTGAAGGCGTAATTAAAATCAATGCAGGTCAGTTCATTTTCAAAGCCATTGCCCGCCGCTCTTTGAATGAGATTATATAACTCCGAATCTACGGCAATTACCTTCGAAGGATCAGCTCTATCTATGGGCTCGTTTTCACAGGAAAACATAGAGATTAATAAAAGAAGAAGACTTATGTGCAAAATTTTCATGATGAATGGATTTAGGTGTTTATCTATAGTCTGGAAAATTTCGAAAGGTTGCGTGGGAGCTAATACGAATTGTATTATCTTCAATCTTAAGAAGCAACTTAATAGGATTATACTATGGGAAAAAGTTTTATTTTTTTTGGGACGTTGCTCTTGTTGGGCACATATGCGCTGAGCGCTCAGGAAGTCAATTCCAGACAGTTTGCTTATCGCTCATTCTCTATTAGCCCATTAGGTATATACGGCGGAGAAAATTCAGGAATTATAGTTAGTGCAGACGTGAGTTTTGATTACGGTAAGAATATTTTTAGTTTGGAAGGAGGTAGTGGCACTGAAGGTAATTTTTTTGGAAATAGCAGTGATTTTTATGAAATAAATTTGACGTATGGCCGCAGTTATCCCTTAAATGAAAACCTTTTTACTGATATTTTCATTGGTGCAGGATATTTTCACTATAATACTTATAACGGCAGAAATGGCGATACTTCCGAAAGCACGATCGGTTTTCCAATTGGAGCGAAATTTCAATATATGCTCGGCTCGCGCTTCTCAATGGGGCTCAAACTTGGTGCGAACATAAATTCTTTCCAAACCCTTGGAACGCTAGGTTTGGTATTACAATGGAACCGAAAAACGAATTAGGACGTTTAAATTTTTCCAATTGGAGACGAATGGATAGAATCTATTCCTGCCAAACTTCATTCCTGAAAAACCATTTATTAAAATAAAAAACGCCTTCTCCCATATAACTGGTTGAAGACGTTTTTATTAGTCTGAATTCTGAATTCTGAATTCTGAATTCCGAATTATTTAATCTCTCTTTCTATCTCTATCGCGGTTGTTGTCGCGGCCACGATTATCACGGTTGTCGCGTCCTCCTCGGTTATTGTCCCGTCCACCACTTCGGTTATCCTCACGTGGCGCACGTTCTTTATAGCCCTCAGGCTTTTGCATAAGAGCTTTCTTGGATACTTTCTCCTTACGGGTTCTAGGATCAATTCCAAAATACTTTACATCAAATACGTCGCCCATATGAACAACATCACTTACGTTTTCGGTTCGGTCCCAAGCCAATTCAGAAATATGGAGTAATACTTCATTTCCTGGAGCATCCAAAAATTCAACAACAGCTCCGAAATCGAGCATTTTTATAACTCTCACTTCATAGACACTATTCACTTCAGGTTTAAAAGTAAGAGAATCGATTTTCGCCATTACAGCATCAATTCCTTCTTGACCTGTTCCAAGTATTTCTACGATGCCCTCTTCTGTAACGGGATCTTCGTTGATGACAATAGTAGTTTTTGTATCCTTTTGAAGTTGTTGGATAACTTTTCCACCCGGTCCAATTAAGGCACCAATAAATTCGTTTGGAATTCTAACGGTAATCATTTTTGGAGCGTAAGGTTTCACATCTGCTTTTGGTTCAGCAATTGTGTCAACCAAAATATCGAGAATGTGAAGTCTTCCGGCAGCAGCTTGTTTTAAAGCATTTACCAAAATTTCGTAAGAAAGTCCTTTTACCTTAATATCCATTTGGCAGGCGGTAATGCCGTCTGCGGTTCCGGTTACTTTAAAGTCCATATCTCCCAAGTGATCTTCATCACCTAATATGTCAGAAAGTACGGCGTATTTTCCAGATTCACTATCGGAAATCAATCCCATAGCAATTCCAGAAACCGGTTTTTTCAATTGAACGCCAGCATCCATAAGCGCCATTGTTCCTGCGCAAACTGTTGCCATAGAAGAAGAGCCGTTAGATTCCAATACTTCTGAAACAACACGAACGGTATATGGACAATCTGAAGGTATCATTCCTTTAAGTGCTCTTTGAGCCAAGTTTCCGTGTCCTACTTCTCTACGTGAAGTTCCGCGAATTGGGCGAGCTTCTCCAGTGGAAAAAGGAGGGAAGTTGTAATGAAGGTAAAAAGTTTCCTCACCTTCATAAGATGGCATATCAATTTGGTTCGCTTCACGAGAAGTTCCCAAAGTTACCGTGGCCAATGCTTGAGTTTCCCCGCGTGTAAAGATTGCAGATCCGTGAACAGAAGGTAAATAATCAATTTCACACCATATTGGGCGAATTTCATCCGTTTTTCTTCCATCCAATCGCAAACCTTCATTTAAGGTAAGATCACGAACGGCGTCTTTTTCTGCCGAGTAATAATACTTTGAAATTAGGTCGCCATTTTCAGCTAATTCCTCTTCAGAGAAAGTTCCTTTTATTTCTTCTTTAATAGCTTCAAACGCATCTGTTCTTTCGTGTTTTGCCGATGCGGAATGAGCAATGGCATAAACTTTATCGTATGCCATCTCGTGAATTTTCTTTTTCAATTCCTCATCTTCGCGTTCAGGCTCGTATTCACGTACTTTTTTTCTTCCAACAGCATCGGCCAATCTCATCTGTGCCTCACACTGTTTTTTGATATGGTCGTGGGCAAATTTAATGGCGTCAACCATTTCTTCTTCAGAAATTTCTTTCATTTCTCCTTCCACCATCATCACGGAATCCATGGAAGCGCCGATTACCATATCGATGTCCGATTCTTCCAATTGTGCTCTTGACGGGTTGATGATAAACTCGCCATTGATTCTTCCCACACGGGCTTCAGAAATAGCACATTCAAAAGGAAAATCTGAAAGTTGAATCGCTGCAGAAGCTGCTAAACCTGCCATAGCATCTGGCATAACGTCTTCGTCGTGGCTCATCAACTGAATCATCACTTGTGTTTCAGCATGATAATCCTTTGGGAAAAGTGGGCGCAGAACACGATCCACTAAACGCATAGTTAATACCTCACCGTCGCTTGGTCTCGCTTCTCTTTTGAAGAAACCACCTGGATAGCGACCAGCCGCTGCAAATTTTTCGCGATAATCTACCGTTAAGGGCAGGAAATCCACGTCACTTTGTTGGTAGTTGGAAACTACCGTACAAAGCAGCATACATTTTCCAGATTGTACCACAACAGAACCATGGGCCTGTTTAGCCAGTTTTCCGGTTTCAAGGGTGATTTGTCTTCCATCACCTAGGTCAATGACCTCTTTAAATACTTTAGGTATCATTTGCTTGTTTTTCAATTGTGCACATGAAGTTATGTGCAGTTAATTTTGGTCAAAACCTGATTTTCAGGTCTAGTGTTGTTGTGTTGTTGTGGTTGACCAATGAAAAACCTTAGGTAGCTTTTCTGTGTTTCTCCGAGATCCCAACTTGGGTTCCAGAGAAATAAAAATGACAATAAAAAATGAAAAGGGCTCGAAAGAGCCCTTTAATAAATTACTTACGCAATCCTAATTCCTTAACGATAGCACGGTAACGTAGAATATCCTTTTTAATAAGATAATCTAATAGTGCACGTCTTTTACCTACCAACATAACCAAAGAACGCTCTGTGTTGTAATCCTTGTGATTGTTTTTAAGGTGTTTGGTCAAATGCTCAATTCGGTAAGTAAACAAAGCGATCTGTCCTTCTGCGGAACCAGTATCGGTCTTTGATTTACCGTGTTTTTCAAAAATTTTTTCTTTTACTTCTTGTGATAAATACATGCCAATATTATTAAAATGATTTTTATGTACTGACTACCGTTTTGATAATCAAGGCTGCAAAGATAAAAAAAGTATTCAGTATTCAGTGCTCGGTGTTCAGTTTTTTAAAAAACCTTTTGGTTGTCGGTGAAATATCTCAATGCCCTGGAGGATTGCCCTTCAGGGTATATTCGTTTTGTTGCTAACCGCTGGGTGGTTTTATTTTCTCCTGACGTAATTGCTTCTTATATTTGAGGCAAAGTCTTGAACAAGATCAGTGTAATGCTTATATAAGTTGCCTTTTTTCAAAAGGAGTAGGTTTTTTATGCTGTTTTTTCAACTTTCTCGCGCAAAGGTCTGTTCAAAACCAAATCCAAATAAAGATTGATTTTACGCTTTAAATCGCGACGATGGGTGATAAAATCCAAAAATCCATGCTCCAATAAAAATTCTGAGGTTTGGAAACCTTCTGGCAATTCTTTTCCTGTGGTATCGCGTACTACACGAGGTCCGGCAAATCCAATTAAGGCTCCGGGTTCACCAATATTTATATCGCCAAGCATTGCAAAAGAGGCAGTGGTTCCACCTGTAGTTGGATCCGTACACAAAGAAATGTATGGAATTCCTGCCTCACTTAGTTGAGCCAGTTTTACACTCGTTTTGGCAAGTTGCATTAATGAAAGTGCTGACTCCATCATTCGTGCACCTCCACTTTTTGAGATAATCAACAACGGAATTTTTTTCTCCAGGGAATAAGCCGCTGCACGAACAATCTTTTCCCCAACAACACTTCCCATTGAGCCACCAATAAAACTAAAATCCATACAAGCTACAACCAAATCTTTCCCCATAGATTTACCAACGGCGGTGCGTATAGCATCCTTTAAACCTGTTTTCTCTTCGGCTTCTACAAGACGGTCAGTGTATTTTTTCTTGTCAACAAAATTCAGGGAGTCCTTTGAAGTAAGATTTTTATCCAGCTCCTTAAACTTATTATCATCAAAAAGTATTTCGAAATATTCGCTACTTCCAATGCGGACGTGATAGCCGTCTTCCGGACTTACATAAAAGTTCTTTTCAAGTTCCGCACTATCGACGATTTTTCCAGTAGGAGATTTATACCACAACCCTTTTGGAACATCTTTCTTGTCTTCGGTTGCTGTTTGTATCCCTTTTTTTGTTCGTTTAAACCAAGGCATAATTGAGTTATGAGTTATGAGTTATGAGTTATGAGCGCCACCAAAATAAATAATTTGAAATCTTCAACGCTCTATTCTCACTTCTCTGTTTGTGGTTTGTTTATATTTCTTCTAATATGTACAAGTTCTTTTCCCCTTTATGGGCTAGGGGCTTGGACTATAAAGTATTCACATTATTAAGGTCTTCAAAAGCTTGTTCAAGACGCTTTTTAAAAGTTAATTCTCCTTCACGAAGCCATTTTCTAGGGTCGTAATATTTTTTATTTGGAAGGTCGGAGCCTTCAGGATTTCCTATTTGGGTTTTTAAATATTCCAGATTCTTAATCATATAGTCGCGAATTCCCTCAGTAAAGGCGAATTGCATATCAGTATCGATATTCATCTTAATAACACCGTAGCTGATAGCCTCGCGGATTTCTTCCAATGAGGAACCACTTCCGCCGTGGAAAACAAAATCTATAGGATTATGTCCTGTGTTGAATTTTTTCTGAACATATTCCTGTGAGTTTTTCAGAATAATAGGAGTGAGCTTAACGTTTCCAGGCTTGTAAACCCCGTGAACATTTCCAAAAGCAGCGGCGATGGTAAATTGGTCACTTACTTTTAAAAGTTCTTCGTAAGCGTAGGCAACTTCCTTAGGTTGTGTGTATAATTTTGAAGAGTCCACATCAGTATTGTCCACGCCATCTTCTTCTCCCCCTGTTATTCCCAGCTCCATCTCAAGCGTCATCCCAATTTTGCTCATTCGCTCCAGATAGCGCTTGCAAGTTTCCACATTCTCTTCGATAGGTTCTTCTGAAAGGTCTATCATATGTGAGCTGTAAAGTGGTTTTCCGGTTTCGTTATAGAATTTCTCACCTGCATCTAACAGGCCATCGATCCACGGCAAAAGTTTTTTAGCGCAATGATCCGTATGAAGTATTACAGTTGCTCCATATACGTCAGCGAGTTCGTGCACATGTTTTGCACCTGCAATTCCTCCGGCTATAGCTGCTTTTTCGTTTTCATTGGAAAGACCTTTTCCTGCGTTAAAATGTGCACCTCCATTTGAAAATTGGATAATAACAGGAGCGTTTAAAGCTGCCGCTGTTTCCATTACAGCATTGATGCTATCGGAACCCACAACATTAACGGCAGGCATGGCAAATCCTTTCTCCTTTGC includes:
- a CDS encoding sigma-70 family RNA polymerase sigma factor; translated protein: MRQLKITKQVTNRETASLDKYLQEIGKVDLITADEEVELAQRIKAGDHMALEKLTKANLRFVVSVAKQYQNQGLTLPDLINEGNLGLIKAAQRFDETRGFKFISYAVWWIRQSILQALAEQSRIVRLPLNKIGSINKINKMYAYLEQANERPPSAEEIAKELDMTINDVKESMKNSGRHVSMDAPLIEGEDSNLYDVLRSGESPNPDRLLLHESLRTEIERALETLTPREADVIRLYFGLGDQHPMTLEEIGETFDLTRERVRQIKEKAIRRLKHTSRSKILMTYLG
- a CDS encoding RNA polymerase sigma factor, which codes for MTEKELIKQCIKNNRTAQNELFRKYKDILFFTSLKYCRNDADAEDNLHDAFITIFQKINTFKHKGSFEGWMKGITIYKAIDKYKARKPVCIEINNDILEETIEIEEDTFISLDQLLKLIQELPDQYRLVFNLYQMDGFSHKEIATLLNISEGTSKSNYHRAKVILRDRIFKTNIPLNPKTN
- a CDS encoding polyribonucleotide nucleotidyltransferase, translating into MIPKVFKEVIDLGDGRQITLETGKLAKQAHGSVVVQSGKCMLLCTVVSNYQQSDVDFLPLTVDYREKFAAAGRYPGGFFKREARPSDGEVLTMRLVDRVLRPLFPKDYHAETQVMIQLMSHDEDVMPDAMAGLAASAAIQLSDFPFECAISEARVGRINGEFIINPSRAQLEESDIDMVIGASMDSVMMVEGEMKEISEEEMVDAIKFAHDHIKKQCEAQMRLADAVGRKKVREYEPEREDEELKKKIHEMAYDKVYAIAHSASAKHERTDAFEAIKEEIKGTFSEEELAENGDLISKYYYSAEKDAVRDLTLNEGLRLDGRKTDEIRPIWCEIDYLPSVHGSAIFTRGETQALATVTLGTSREANQIDMPSYEGEETFYLHYNFPPFSTGEARPIRGTSRREVGHGNLAQRALKGMIPSDCPYTVRVVSEVLESNGSSSMATVCAGTMALMDAGVQLKKPVSGIAMGLISDSESGKYAVLSDILGDEDHLGDMDFKVTGTADGITACQMDIKVKGLSYEILVNALKQAAAGRLHILDILVDTIAEPKADVKPYAPKMITVRIPNEFIGALIGPGGKVIQQLQKDTKTTIVINEDPVTEEGIVEILGTGQEGIDAVMAKIDSLTFKPEVNSVYEVRVIKMLDFGAVVEFLDAPGNEVLLHISELAWDRTENVSDVVHMGDVFDVKYFGIDPRTRKEKVSKKALMQKPEGYKERAPREDNRSGGRDNNRGGRDNRDNRGRDNNRDRDRKRD
- the rpsO gene encoding 30S ribosomal protein S15, which produces MYLSQEVKEKIFEKHGKSKTDTGSAEGQIALFTYRIEHLTKHLKNNHKDYNTERSLVMLVGKRRALLDYLIKKDILRYRAIVKELGLRK
- the accD gene encoding acetyl-CoA carboxylase, carboxyltransferase subunit beta yields the protein MPWFKRTKKGIQTATEDKKDVPKGLWYKSPTGKIVDSAELEKNFYVSPEDGYHVRIGSSEYFEILFDDNKFKELDKNLTSKDSLNFVDKKKYTDRLVEAEEKTGLKDAIRTAVGKSMGKDLVVACMDFSFIGGSMGSVVGEKIVRAAAYSLEKKIPLLIISKSGGARMMESALSLMQLAKTSVKLAQLSEAGIPYISLCTDPTTGGTTASFAMLGDINIGEPGALIGFAGPRVVRDTTGKELPEGFQTSEFLLEHGFLDFITHRRDLKRKINLYLDLVLNRPLREKVEKTA
- the fbaA gene encoding class II fructose-bisphosphate aldolase, which produces MSHGIKPGVATGKEVQRIHKYAKEKGFAMPAVNVVGSDSINAVMETAAALNAPVIIQFSNGGAHFNAGKGLSNENEKAAIAGGIAGAKHVHELADVYGATVILHTDHCAKKLLPWIDGLLDAGEKFYNETGKPLYSSHMIDLSEEPIEENVETCKRYLERMSKIGMTLEMELGITGGEEDGVDNTDVDSSKLYTQPKEVAYAYEELLKVSDQFTIAAAFGNVHGVYKPGNVKLTPIILKNSQEYVQKKFNTGHNPIDFVFHGGSGSSLEEIREAISYGVIKMNIDTDMQFAFTEGIRDYMIKNLEYLKTQIGNPEGSDLPNKKYYDPRKWLREGELTFKKRLEQAFEDLNNVNTL